The Celeribacter baekdonensis genomic interval GGCCCCGGCATTTGCCGATGAGGATGCCGAACTGGTGATCAACGGCGATATTGAGATCGTCACCAAGACGACAGCGCCCGCGCATCTTGAGGGGCACCTCACCGAGATCATGTCGGGTTGGCGCTTTCGCTCCGATGACACTCAGGCGATGGAAATGGACGATTTCGACAACCCCGGCATGTTGGGGGCCGAAGAGGGGCTTGCCCAATTCGACACCGTGATGGGGTCTGAGGGCAAAGCCTGTGCCGATTGTCACAATGGCGTAGAAAGCCTGGCCTCTGTGCGCCCGACCTATCCGAAATGGAATGACGCCAAAGAGGCAGTTTACACCATTCAGATGCAGATCAACGACTGTCTGACCGAACGGATGGGCGCGGACGCCGAGAAATACGACAGCAAAAAAATGCTGAACTTCGAAGCGGTTCTTGCCTCTGTGGCGCGCGGCACGCCGATGAACGTGGCCATTGATGGTCCGGCTCAATCGACATGGGAGCAGGGCAAAGAGATGTATTACACACGTTTTGGCCAACTCGATCTGTCCTGTGCCAACTGCCACGAGCAGAACTATGGCAACATGATCCGCGCCGACCACCTGTCGCAGGGCCAGACCAACGGCTTCCCGGTGTACCGGATCAAAGACAACAAGCTGACCGGCGCACACAGCCGGTTCAAGGGCTGTATTCGCGACACCCGCGCCGAGACCTTTTCGCCGGGCTCGCCTGAGTTCGTGGCGCTTGAGCTTTATGTCGCGTCGCGTGGCAACGGCCTGTCGGTCGAAGGCCCGTCTGTCCGCAACTGATCGAACAAAGCCCCGCCGGCTGTGCTGCGCGGGGCTTTGTTTTCCTCAATATATTCAATTTTACGCATGAAACTTGGCCGCAAATGCGCCGGTTTTGGCAAAATGCAACGGAGCAACACGCATGATCTCTCGTCGTGACTTCCTTCAGGTCTCCATGGCCGCCTCTGCCTTGGTCGGGGCCTCTGGTTTTGGCAATTGGTCCCGTTTGGCGGCGCAACAGGCGCTGACCCAAGATCAGCTTTTGGACTTTGACACCTTTGGCAATGTCTCCCTGATCCACGTCACCGACATCCATGCCCAGCTCAAGCCGATCTATTTCCGCGAACCGTCGATCAACATCGGGGTGGGCGGCAACAAGGGCGCGGTGCCGCATGTCACCGGCGCGGATTTCCGCAAACTCTACGGCATCGAGGAAAACTCGCCCTCGCATTACGCGCTCTCGGCGGGGGATTTTTCCGCGCTGGGTCAGGCCTATGGCAAGGTCGGCGGTCTGGACCGTGTTGCGACCGTGATCAATTCGATCCGCGCTGCCCGTCCTGACGCGTTGCTCTTGGATGGGGGCGACACATGGCACGGCTCCTACACCTGTTATCACACCGAAGGCCAAGACATGGTCAATGTGATGAACGCGCTCAAACCCGATGCAATGACCTTTCATTGGGAATTCACGCTGGGCTCTGAACGGGTGCGCGAGATCGTCGGTGATCTGCCGTTTGCCGCGCTTGGGGCCAATATTTTCGATGCTGAATGGGATGAACCCTCTGAGGATTTCGCACCCTACCAATTCTTTGAACGCGGTGGTGTGAAGATCGCTGTGATCGGTCAGGCCTTTCCCTATATGCCGATCGCCAACCCCGGTTGGATGTTCCCGGAATACTCGTTCGGCATTCGCACCGAACGGATGCAAGAGGTGGTGGACGAGGTCAAAGCCATGGGGGCGGAGCTGGTCGTGCTGTTGTCGCACAACGGCTTTGACGTCGACAAAAAGATGGCGGGTCTGGTCAGCGGCATCGACGTGATCCTGACGGGTCACACTCATGACGCGTTGCCCGAACCTGTGCTCGTGGGCGAGACGATCCTCATCGCATCCGGGTCGAACGGTAAATTTGTGTCCCGCGTTGATCTCGATGTGCGCGATGGCCGGATGATGGGCTTTCGGCACAAATTGATCCCGATCTTCTCCGACGTGATTGAACCGGACAAAGAGGTCGCGGCGCTGATTGACGAACAACGTGCGCCCTATGAGGCCGATATGTCCGAAGTGATCGGCCAGACCGACAGCCTTTTGTACCGTCGCGGCAACTTTAACGGCACCTGGGATGATTTGATCTGTGATGCGCTGATGTCTGAGCGTGAGGCGGATATTGCCATGTCTCCGGGCGTGCGTTGGGGCCGTCACTGCTTCCGGGCGATGACATCACCCGCGAAGACATCTGGAACGCCACCTCGATGACCTACGGCAAAGCGTATCGGAGCGAGATGACCGGTGAGTTCATCCATACGATCATGGAAGACGTGGCCGACAACATCTTTAACCCCGATCCCTATTACCAACAGGGCGGTGACATGGTGCGGATGGGCGGCCTTGGCTACCGCATCGACATCACTAAACCGCAGGGCGAGCGGATTTCTGAGCTGACGCTGTTGAAAACCGGCGAAAAGCTCGACCCGGCGAAAAACTATGTCGTCGCCGGTTGGGCGTCGGTCAACGAGGCCACCGAAGGGCCGCAGATTTGGGACGTGGTCGAAGATCATATCCGCAAGCAAGGCACGATCACGTTAGAACCGAACACCTCGGTTCAGGTCATTGGCGCCTGAGCGCATTTGAACATGTCGCCCGGGGACACCGCGCCCGGGCGGAAACGCACAACCTCAAAAGGGAGCACGCACCATGAGTGACACCCAAAAGGACATAAGCCCCTCGCGCCGCGCGTTTTTGCGTGGAGCGGCGGCAACGGGGGTCGGTTTGGCCGCAGGATCAGCCACGGCACAGGCCACACCCGATCCGTTGATCACCGAGAAACAAGATTGGGCCATGATCACTGGCGCGGGCGTGGATGAAACGCCTTATGGCCTGCCGATCAAATACGAGGGCGATGTGATCCGGCGCAATGTGCCGTGGCTCACCGCTGATCCGATTTCCTCGATCAACTTCACGCCGATCCATGCGCTTGATGGGACGATCACGCCGCAGGGCTGTGCCTTCGAGCGCCATCACTCCGGTGCGATTGAGCTGAAAAAAGAAGATTACCGTTTGATGGTCAATGGTTTGGTCGATCAGCCGCTGGTCTTTACCTATGCCGATCTGGAACGGTTCCCACGCGAAAACCGCACGTTCTTCTTGGAATGCGCGGCCAACACCGGGATGGAATGGGCGGGGGCGCAGTTGAACGGCGCGCAATTCACCCATGGCATGATCCACAATATGGAATATTCCGGCGTTTCCCTGCGCACGCTTCTCGAAGAGGCGGGGCTGTCTGCCGCTGGTGATCTGTCGGACAAATGGGTCTATGTCGAGGGCGCGGATGCGTCGTCCAACGGCCGCTCCATCCCGATGGAAAAGGCGCTTGATGACGTTATGGTGGCGTTTAAGGCCAATGGCGAAGCGCTGCGCATGGAGCATGGCTATCCGGTGCGTTTGGTCGTGCCCGGTTGGGAAGGCAACATGTGGGTCAAATGGCTGCGTCGCATTGAAGTGACAGCCCAAGCCGTTGAGGGCCGCGAAGAGACTTCGAAATACACGGACACTCTGGCGGATGGCACATCGCGCAAATGGACATGGGTGATGGATGCGAAATCCGTTGTCACCTCGCCCAGCCCGCAAAGCCCGATTGCGCACGGCACCGGGCCTTTGGTGATCACCGGTCTGGCCTGGTCCGGGCGCGGCGCCATCACCGGCGTCGATGTGTCGAAAGACGGTGGCAAGACCTGGGAAAAGGCACGTTTGGCCAAACCCGGCGAGAAAATGGCGCTCACCCGCTTTTATCTCGACACCGATTGGGACGGCTCGGAAATGTTGCTGCAAAGCCGCGCGCATGATGACACCGGCTATGTTCAACCGACCAAAGCGCAGCTGCGCGAGGTCCGGGGCGAGAACTCCGTCTATCACAACAACTGTATTCAGACATGGCATGTCAAAGCCAACGGGGAGGCAGAGAATGTCGAAGTTTCTTCCTAAACTCATGACGGCAACGGCGCTGGCCGCCACGCTGGCCATCCCGGCCTTTGCCGAAGGCTTCGGTCTGGGCCGCCCGGCTTTGCCCGAAGAAATCACCGCATGGAACCTGGATGTGTCGCCCAATGGCGATGGGCTCCCGGTGGGGTCCGGTTCGGTGGAAGATGGCGAAATGATCTTTTCGGAAAACTGCGCGGTGTGTCACGGCGAGTTCGCCGAAGGCGTTGGCAATTGGCCGAAACTTGCGGGCGGCGATGGGACTTTGGCCGACAAAGATCCGCTTAAAACCGTCGGCTCCTATTGGCCGTATCTGTCCACCGTCTATGACTACGTTCGCCGCTCGATGCCCTTTGGCAATGCACAGACCATGTCGGATGACGATGTCTACGCGATCACCGCCTATATCCTCTATTCGAACTACATCGTTGAGGATGATTTTGTGCTTTCCAACGAGAATTTCCTCGATGTGGACATGCCCAATGCCGATGGGTTTATCGTCGATGATCGGCCTGACACGGAATATCCGATCTTCACCGAAGAAAACGCGTGTTACGAGAATTGCAAAGACAGCGTTGAGATCACCAAGCGGGCGACTGTTTTGGACGTGACCCCGGTTGAGGACGGCACGGATCAAGCCGCCGCCGAGCCGGCGTCGGAGGCCGCGCCTGTCGAGGTCGCTGTGGCACAAGAGGCCCCGGTTGAGGCCCCCGCCGAGGTTATGAGTGCCGCATTCGATGCCGATCTCGCAGCCAAAGGCGAAACGGTCTTTAAAAAGTGCAAAGCCTGTCACCAGACGGGCGAGGGCGCGAAAAACAAAACCGGTCCGGTGCTCAATGGCGTGTTCATGGCTCCCGTCGCCCATGTCGATGATTTCAAATATTCCAACGATTTGATGGGCGCACATGAGGCGGGTGTGGTCTGGGATGAGGCACATTTGGCGGACTTCTTGGCCAAACCGAAAAGCGTCTATGCCAAGACCAAAATGACCTTTGCGGGTCTCAAAAAAGACAGCGAAATTGCCGCAGTGATTGAATATCTCAAATCGGTGTCGCAGTAAGTGATGCCGTTCAGAAAGGGCGTCCTAGGGGACGCCCTTTTTCTGTGGTAGACTGAGATCAAAGGGAGGAAATTCACATGAAAACAATGATAAAGGCACTTGTGGTCGGTCTCATTTGCGCATCCCCGGCCTATGCTGAAGATCAAGCCATCACCTTTGACTATGACGGCACATTCGAGGACGCGACATTCGCGATTGAGGATGCTATCGTCTCCAAAGGGCTGGTCATCGACTACCGCTCACACACTGGCGAAATGTTGGAACGCACCCGCGCGGATGTTGGGTCTGACGTCGTGCTGTTTGACGCCGCTGATGTGTTTTTGTTCTGCTCCGCCGTGGTGTCGCGTCAGGTGATGGAGGCCGATCCGGCGAATATCGTCCATTGCCCCTATTCGATCTATGTCGCGGACCAAGCGGGCAAAGTCACCATTGGGTTTCACAATTATCCCGATGGCCCGATGCAAGCGGTCGAAGATTTGCTGACAGAGATTGTCGAAGAGGCCACGAGCTTCTAAATATAGCCTCTGAACCAAAGGGATGAGGCATATGGACTGGATCGACCGATTTGCGGGGTTATCATCCCTTGAGCCGCGCGTACGCGAACGGCTTGTGGCGCAATCGCAGATTGTCCATTTGCCGTTGGGGACGGTGCTGTTTGGGCCGGGAAAAAGCCCCGAAAACCTGTTGTTGCTGCTCGAAGGGACGGTGCGGGTGCAACAAACCACTGAAGGCGGGCGCGAGATTGTGCTTTACCGCGTTCATGCCGGTGAAAGCTGTGTTTTGACCACGGCGTGCCTTTTGGCCTATGAAGATTATTCCGCCGAAGGCATCGCCGAGACCGAGGTGGAAGCCGTGGCCATTCCGCGCCGGGTGTTCGACGATCTGGTGGCAAATTCGCAAAGTTTTCGCACCTTTGTCTTTTCCGCCTATTCGCGCCGGATCACCGATCTGTTTCATGTGATCGAAGAGATTGCCTTTCAAAAGGTCGATATTCGCTTGGCGCAAAAGCTGTTGGAATTGTCGAAAGGGGCGGGCAGTTTGAAAGCCACCCATGCGCAACTGGCCGCCGAATTGGGCACCGCGCGCGAAGTGATTTCGCGTCAGTTGCAGGAATTTCAACGCCGGGGCTGGGTTGAAACTGCGCGTGGCGAGGTGACTTTGGTCAACCCCGCCGCACTTAGAAATCTGTCAGAAGCGGCGTGACGCCTTACTTTTTCATTGGGCAGGTCGAGAACCCAAAGATGGAATAGAGCGGGCAGCTCGACATTAGGCCAGTGGCCAGCGGAATGATCCCGAGCAGGTAAAGCCAACGCATCGACGCGTCCGGGTTCATGAAAAAGCCGAGGATAAGGGCTGCGCCGACGACGATCCGCAAAATGCGGTCGATCTTGCCGATGTTCTTTTTGAGCATGGGACTCTCCATTTGTGACACTGCATTAACCTTAGGCCTGCTTCGCTGTCTTGTCTGTGACAAACTCACAGGGGGGCAGAGGGAAGACGGTAAATCTGTGCAAAACATGGGGAATGTTCGATATGTGCAAAATAAAACGGGGAACCCTCAGGTTCCCCGTTGAAAAGAGTTCGATTTGGTAAGGATTTAGTCCATCGCTTTGAAG includes:
- the soxA gene encoding sulfur oxidation c-type cytochrome SoxA translates to MTIKNTLTTKLCTAAVLTAFAVAAPAFADEDAELVINGDIEIVTKTTAPAHLEGHLTEIMSGWRFRSDDTQAMEMDDFDNPGMLGAEEGLAQFDTVMGSEGKACADCHNGVESLASVRPTYPKWNDAKEAVYTIQMQINDCLTERMGADAEKYDSKKMLNFEAVLASVARGTPMNVAIDGPAQSTWEQGKEMYYTRFGQLDLSCANCHEQNYGNMIRADHLSQGQTNGFPVYRIKDNKLTGAHSRFKGCIRDTRAETFSPGSPEFVALELYVASRGNGLSVEGPSVRN
- the soxC gene encoding sulfite dehydrogenase, which codes for MSDTQKDISPSRRAFLRGAAATGVGLAAGSATAQATPDPLITEKQDWAMITGAGVDETPYGLPIKYEGDVIRRNVPWLTADPISSINFTPIHALDGTITPQGCAFERHHSGAIELKKEDYRLMVNGLVDQPLVFTYADLERFPRENRTFFLECAANTGMEWAGAQLNGAQFTHGMIHNMEYSGVSLRTLLEEAGLSAAGDLSDKWVYVEGADASSNGRSIPMEKALDDVMVAFKANGEALRMEHGYPVRLVVPGWEGNMWVKWLRRIEVTAQAVEGREETSKYTDTLADGTSRKWTWVMDAKSVVTSPSPQSPIAHGTGPLVITGLAWSGRGAITGVDVSKDGGKTWEKARLAKPGEKMALTRFYLDTDWDGSEMLLQSRAHDDTGYVQPTKAQLREVRGENSVYHNNCIQTWHVKANGEAENVEVSS
- a CDS encoding c-type cytochrome, coding for MSKFLPKLMTATALAATLAIPAFAEGFGLGRPALPEEITAWNLDVSPNGDGLPVGSGSVEDGEMIFSENCAVCHGEFAEGVGNWPKLAGGDGTLADKDPLKTVGSYWPYLSTVYDYVRRSMPFGNAQTMSDDDVYAITAYILYSNYIVEDDFVLSNENFLDVDMPNADGFIVDDRPDTEYPIFTEENACYENCKDSVEITKRATVLDVTPVEDGTDQAAAEPASEAAPVEVAVAQEAPVEAPAEVMSAAFDADLAAKGETVFKKCKACHQTGEGAKNKTGPVLNGVFMAPVAHVDDFKYSNDLMGAHEAGVVWDEAHLADFLAKPKSVYAKTKMTFAGLKKDSEIAAVIEYLKSVSQ
- a CDS encoding DUF302 domain-containing protein, which produces MKTMIKALVVGLICASPAYAEDQAITFDYDGTFEDATFAIEDAIVSKGLVIDYRSHTGEMLERTRADVGSDVVLFDAADVFLFCSAVVSRQVMEADPANIVHCPYSIYVADQAGKVTIGFHNYPDGPMQAVEDLLTEIVEEATSF
- a CDS encoding Crp/Fnr family transcriptional regulator, producing MDWIDRFAGLSSLEPRVRERLVAQSQIVHLPLGTVLFGPGKSPENLLLLLEGTVRVQQTTEGGREIVLYRVHAGESCVLTTACLLAYEDYSAEGIAETEVEAVAIPRRVFDDLVANSQSFRTFVFSAYSRRITDLFHVIEEIAFQKVDIRLAQKLLELSKGAGSLKATHAQLAAELGTAREVISRQLQEFQRRGWVETARGEVTLVNPAALRNLSEAA
- a CDS encoding YgaP family membrane protein gives rise to the protein MLKKNIGKIDRILRIVVGAALILGFFMNPDASMRWLYLLGIIPLATGLMSSCPLYSIFGFSTCPMKK